Within Xanthomonas oryzae pv. oryzae, the genomic segment AGCGTGCTGTTCGGCTTCAACGCGCTGCAGGTGGTGGCACCGGAGATGTGCCAGCCATTCGATGCGCGCCGGGTCGGCCTGAGCCTGGGCGAGGCGGGCGGCTTTGCGCTGCTAGAACGCCCGGCCGCCGCACCGGATGCGGCGCTGTGGCTGTGCGGCTACGGCGAATCCAGCGATGCGCACCATATGTCGGCGCCGCATCCGCAAGGTTTGGGCGCGCAGTTGGCGATGCGCGGTGCGCTCGAGCGCGGCGGTCTGGAGCCGGGTGCGGTGGGCTATCTGAATCTGCACGGTACCGCCACGCCGGCCAACGACAGCGTGGAAGCTGCTGCCGTCGCCGCAATCTTCCCCGGCAGCTTGCATGCCAGTTCGACCAAGGCCTGGACCGGCCACACCCTCGGCGCGGCAGGCATCGTCGAATCGGTGATCGCCCTGCTCGCGCTGCGCGACGACGTGCTGCCCGGCACGCTCAACAGCGAGGTGCCCGACCCGGCCTGCGGCCCGCAGATCCGCTTCGACAACGCCCATGCCCGGATCGACTACGCCATGAACAACTCTTTCGGCTTTGGCGGCAACAACTGTTCGCTGCTGTTCGGGCGGGCGCGCTGATGCTGACCGCGACCATCGAAGGCATCGGTTTCTGGACCCAAGGGCTACCCAACTGGGAAGCCGCCAGCGCATTCGTGCGCGGCGGCGCGCTGCAGGAAACCCCCACCCGCCCGGCGCCGCAATTGCTGGCGGCCAACGAACGCCGCCGTGCGCCGGACACCGTTGCGGTGTCGCTGGAAGCCGCGCTGGCGGCCTGCACCGCCGCCGGCCGCGACCCGGCCAGCCTGCCGTCGATCTTTACCTCCACGTACGGCGACCTGGCGATCTCCGACTACATGTGCACCACGCTGGCCAGCGACCCGTTGGCGATCTCGCCGACCAAGTTCCATAACTCGGTGCATAACGCCGCGGCTGGCTATTGGACCATCGGTGCCGGGGCGATGACCCCGGCCACCGCGATGAGCGCCAGCCTGGGCAGCTTCGCGCAGGGCCTGCTGGAAGCGCTTGTGCAGCGCGCTGCCGGCGCGGAGGCCGTGCTGCTGGCCAGCTACGACGCCCGCTCGGTCGGGCCGCTGGGCCGGGTCGCGCCCAGCCAGGGCCTGCTCGGTAGCGCGCTGGTGCTGGGCGCCCCCGGCCAGTCCGGCAGGCCGCAGCTGCACGCGCAGTTGGAAGACGGCACGCCCTCTCCCGGCGATGGCGCGCTGTCGCGCCACATTGCCGGCAATGCGATGGCGCCGATGCTGCCGCTGTTCGACCTGCTGGCCGGCAGTGGCGACAGCGTGGCGCTGTATGCAGCCCCGGGCAGGGTATTGCGCGTGGAGATCCAGCGATGAGCCGGCAGCCGCTGAGCCGCGACGACACCGCCATTCTGGTGCCGGCCTTGAACGAGGCCCTGCGCATCCGCGAAGTGGTCACCGACGCGCTGACCTACTGCGCGCACGTCATCGTGATCGACGACGGCTCCGACGACGGCACCGCCGAGTGCATCGCCGGCATGCCGGTCACGCTGATCCGTCACCCGCAGCGCATGGGCAAGGGCGCCGCACTGCGCAGTGGTTTTGCCGAGGCGCAGCGCCTTGGCATGCGCGCGGTGATGACCATGGACGGCGACGGCCAGCACAAGGCGTCCGATTTCCCGCGCCTGCTGGCTGCCGCCAACCGTCACCCGGGCTGCGTGATCATCGGGGCGCGCATGCGCAAGCGCGCCACCCAACCCACCATTCGCCGCATCGGCAACGATTTCGGCGACTGGGGCATTGCCTGGGGCTGCGGCTTCCGCTTGGTCGACAGCCAGAGCGGCCAGCGGCTGTATCCGGCTTCGGTGTTCACCCTGCCCGACGTGCCCGGCGAAGGCTTCGTGTTCGAAGCGCAGCTGCTGATCTCGGCCGCACGCCAGGCCGGCGCGCGCGTGGTTGCGGTGCCGATCGAAACCCGCTACGCCGGTACGTCGCCGGGCACGTTTCGCAAGAGCCATTTCCGGCTGGTGCGCGATCTGTGGCATATCACCTCGCACGTGGTCAAACAGGTCTGGGCGTACGGCCATGTGTGGCGCGAATATCGCCGCGTGCGCGCCAACCCGGTGATCGTTGACGATGCCGACGGCGAATTTGCTACTGTGCCCGCCATCATCAGGAGCAACCAGTCCCCATGAATACACAGCGTGCCGATGTCGTGATCACCGGGGGTGGCCTGGCCGGCCTGAGCCTGGCGTTGCAGTTGAAGCAACGCGATCCCGCACTGGCGATCACAGTGCTGGAACGGCGCGCGCATCCGGTCCGCGAGGCCGCGTTCAAGGTCGGCGAATCCACGGTTGAAATCGGCGCGCATTATTTTGCCGACGTACTCGGCCTGCGCGAGCATCTGGAGACCGAGCAGATTCGCAAATTCGGCTTCCGCTTCTTCTTTTCCGACCAGCGCCACGACATCGACCGTTGCACCGAACTGGGCGTGAGCAAGATCCTGCCCACGCCGTCCTGGCAGATCGACCGCGGCCGTTTCGAGAATTTTCTCGGCGCGCGCGCGCGCGCGCAGGGCATCGCCTTTGTCGACAGTTGCAGCGTCAAAAGCGTTGAATTGTCTGAAGACGACACCGACCATGCAGTGCGCTTCGAACGCGATGGCACGCCCGGCACGCTGAGCGCCCGCTGGGTGGTCGATGCCAGCGGCCGCGCCGGCCTGCTCAAGCGCAAGCTCGGCCTGACGCAGGACAACGACCACAATGCCAATGCGGTGTGGTGGCGTGTGGAAGGCCTGATCGACCCCAACGGCTGGTCGCAGGACAGCAACTGGTTGCAGCGCTGCACCCCACCAGACCGGTGGCGTTCGACCAATCACATGTGCGGGCCGGGCTACTGGTTCTGGCTGATTCCGCTGTCTTCGGGGGCGCATTCGTTGGGCATCGTCTGCGATGCAGACATGCATCCGCTGGA encodes:
- a CDS encoding beta-ketoacyl-[acyl-carrier-protein] synthase family protein codes for the protein MAPVAVTAFTSTTALGAGLATQAAALTARRSGLRRNDFGPQPLLPCWVGRVDGVEDVVLPDALQDWDCRNNRLAWLALQQDGMAQAVQAAAQRYGAERVAVIIGTSTSSIGASEEAYTRLVDDADGARFPEDLNRPIVHTPHSLGDFVQHATGLRGPCVTVATACSSSAKVFAQAARLMDARVIDAALVGGVDTLCGSVLFGFNALQVVAPEMCQPFDARRVGLSLGEAGGFALLERPAAAPDAALWLCGYGESSDAHHMSAPHPQGLGAQLAMRGALERGGLEPGAVGYLNLHGTATPANDSVEAAAVAAIFPGSLHASSTKAWTGHTLGAAGIVESVIALLALRDDVLPGTLNSEVPDPACGPQIRFDNAHARIDYAMNNSFGFGGNNCSLLFGRAR
- a CDS encoding beta-ketoacyl synthase chain length factor, which encodes MLTATIEGIGFWTQGLPNWEAASAFVRGGALQETPTRPAPQLLAANERRRAPDTVAVSLEAALAACTAAGRDPASLPSIFTSTYGDLAISDYMCTTLASDPLAISPTKFHNSVHNAAAGYWTIGAGAMTPATAMSASLGSFAQGLLEALVQRAAGAEAVLLASYDARSVGPLGRVAPSQGLLGSALVLGAPGQSGRPQLHAQLEDGTPSPGDGALSRHIAGNAMAPMLPLFDLLAGSGDSVALYAAPGRVLRVEIQR
- a CDS encoding glycosyltransferase family 2 protein, which encodes MSRQPLSRDDTAILVPALNEALRIREVVTDALTYCAHVIVIDDGSDDGTAECIAGMPVTLIRHPQRMGKGAALRSGFAEAQRLGMRAVMTMDGDGQHKASDFPRLLAAANRHPGCVIIGARMRKRATQPTIRRIGNDFGDWGIAWGCGFRLVDSQSGQRLYPASVFTLPDVPGEGFVFEAQLLISAARQAGARVVAVPIETRYAGTSPGTFRKSHFRLVRDLWHITSHVVKQVWAYGHVWREYRRVRANPVIVDDADGEFATVPAIIRSNQSP